ATGTTTTGAAATACGCATCCTTTTCTAAAAACCAACCAACAACATTAGGCGCATACCTTCCCCAAGAAGGCTTACTCGTATTTGATGAAATTGGGCGAATCACTGAAGTTCTAGAGTCCCTTGAAGTCGAGGAAGAGCAATGGTTTGCATCACTTCTCGAGGAAGGTAAAATTGTCCACTCGGCAAAACTATCTTTTACATTTAATGATTTAAAAAAACAACTGAACCAACAAAAACTCTATTTGTCATTATTCATTCGAACGATGCCTGGAATTGTTGTGAAGAAAACAATCACAGTTTCATGTAAACCGATGCAACAATTTCATGGTCAAATGCATTTACTCAAGAACGAGATGGACCGTTGGCGAGAAGGGCGTTACCATGTATTTCTAATTGCCGACGGGACCGAACGGATGCAGAAAGTGCAATCGATATTACAAGATTACGATATGGACGCTGATTTATCAGAAAGTGCATCCAATAGCGGAAGGGTTCAAATAATTGACGGCGATTTATCTGCCGGATTTGAATTGCCATTCCACCATATTGCCGTCATTACAGACGCCGAATTATTTAAAGGAAAACCGAAACGGCGAGCCCGTCCTCAAAAAATGTCGAATGCAGAACGGATAAAAAGTTATTCGGAAATCAAACCAGGTGATTATATCGTACATGCTCATCATGGAATTGGGCGTTATAAAAAGCTTGAAACACTAGAAGTTTCCGGTATCTATAAAGATTATCTTTATATAGAATACCGGGGTACGGATAAGTTATTTGTTCCAACCGATCAAATTGATCTGATTCAAAAATATATTGCTTCCGGAGAAAAAGAACCTACGCTGCACAAACTTGGCGGAGCGGCCTGGAAGCGTACGAAAAGCAAAGTTTCAGCCGCTGTTAAAGATATTGCAGATGACCTTATCAAACTTTATGCGGAGCGAGAATCCGAGGAAGGTCATGCTTTTGCCAAAGACGATGATATGCAAAGGTCCTTTGAAAATGCTTTCCCTTACGATGAGACAGAGGACCAACTCCGTTCAATCAAAGAAATAAAAGAGGATATGGAAAAACTGCGTCCGATGGATCGTCTGCTTTGCGGTGATGTTGGTTATGGAAAAACAGAAGTTGCAATTCGTGCGGCATTTAAAGCCGTGCTAGATGGTAAACAAGTGGCATTTCTAGTTCCGACAACAATTTTGGCGCAACAACATTATGAAACCATGAAGGAAAGATTTTCAGGCTTCCCTGTGGAAGTTTCCTTAATGAACCGTTTCCGAACTAAAAAGGAACAGACTGCCACATTGAAAGGGTTAAAAGCGGGGACAGTTGATATTGTCATAGGGACACATCGACTATTATCCAAGGATGTAGGTTACCGTGACCTAGGCCTGCTCGTCGTTGACGAGGAGCAAAGATTCGGGGTTACCCATAAAGAACGTTTAAAGCAGCTTAAAACGAATGTAGATGTCCTTACGCTCACGGCAACACCGATTCCTCGTACACTTCACATGTCCATGCTCGGCGTACGGGATCTCTCTGTAATTGAAACACCTCCCGCAAACCGTTTTCCAGTTCAAACCTATGTCATGGAACATAATTTTGCGCTGGTACGTGAAGCGATTGAACGCGAAATGGGGCGAGGCGGGCAAGTGTTTTATTTATACAATCGCGTAGAAGATATGGCAAAAAAAGTTGAGGAAATCAAACAACTTGTGCCCGAAGCTCGGGTTGGATTCGCCAACGGACAAATGGGTGAAGCTGCTCTTGAATCAACAATTTTAAGCTTCCTCGAAGGTGAATATGATGTTCTCGTCACTACGACGATAATTGAAACGGGAATTGACATACCGAATGTCAATACGTTGATTGTTCACGATGCTGATCGAATGGGTTTATCGCAGTTATACCAACTTCGCGGTCGTGTTGGTCGATCTAACCGAGTGGCATATGGATATTTTCTCTATCAGCGGGACAAAGTGTTAACAGAAGTAGCGGAAAGCAGATTGCAGGCAATTAAAGAATTTACTGAACTTGGATCCGGATTCAAAATTGCCATGCGCGATTTATCAATCCGCGGGGCTGGAAATTTACTTGGTTCCCAGCAACACGGCTTTATCGATTCTGTCGGCTTTGATTTATATTCGCAAATGTTGCAAGAGGCAATCGAAGAGAAACAAACGGGTATTGTCAAAGCAGATATTCCGGATGTTGAAATTTCCCTGCAAGTGAATGCCTACATTCCAGATGATTACATTCATGACGGCTTCCAAAAGATTCAAATGTATAAGCGTGTTAAAGCTGTCGAAAGTGATGAAGATTACTCCGAGCTTGTTGATGAAAT
This genomic window from Sporosarcina sp. Marseille-Q4063 contains:
- the mfd gene encoding transcription-repair coupling factor gives rise to the protein MEALVDLYLQNSEITNLVEELKKDEDRQLIAGLSGGAKPVFFESLQKSIEKPILIISPNLLQAQRTYEDLVKMLGASSVRLYPAEELIAADFSISSYELRAQRIETLDHMARVGKGIYITPIAGMRKLLPGKDSWLKNSLLVEEGATIDVDNWLNQLVAMGYSRQPMVTAPGEFALRGGILDLYPIHMEDPVRIELFDTEVDSIRTFSADNQRSTGKLEALSILPASEFVWTEEDVLTMAENLEVALAESLKKMKDAEAKERLLQNMTADIAQMKDGSAPEDVLKYASFSKNQPTTLGAYLPQEGLLVFDEIGRITEVLESLEVEEEQWFASLLEEGKIVHSAKLSFTFNDLKKQLNQQKLYLSLFIRTMPGIVVKKTITVSCKPMQQFHGQMHLLKNEMDRWREGRYHVFLIADGTERMQKVQSILQDYDMDADLSESASNSGRVQIIDGDLSAGFELPFHHIAVITDAELFKGKPKRRARPQKMSNAERIKSYSEIKPGDYIVHAHHGIGRYKKLETLEVSGIYKDYLYIEYRGTDKLFVPTDQIDLIQKYIASGEKEPTLHKLGGAAWKRTKSKVSAAVKDIADDLIKLYAERESEEGHAFAKDDDMQRSFENAFPYDETEDQLRSIKEIKEDMEKLRPMDRLLCGDVGYGKTEVAIRAAFKAVLDGKQVAFLVPTTILAQQHYETMKERFSGFPVEVSLMNRFRTKKEQTATLKGLKAGTVDIVIGTHRLLSKDVGYRDLGLLVVDEEQRFGVTHKERLKQLKTNVDVLTLTATPIPRTLHMSMLGVRDLSVIETPPANRFPVQTYVMEHNFALVREAIEREMGRGGQVFYLYNRVEDMAKKVEEIKQLVPEARVGFANGQMGEAALESTILSFLEGEYDVLVTTTIIETGIDIPNVNTLIVHDADRMGLSQLYQLRGRVGRSNRVAYGYFLYQRDKVLTEVAESRLQAIKEFTELGSGFKIAMRDLSIRGAGNLLGSQQHGFIDSVGFDLYSQMLQEAIEEKQTGIVKADIPDVEISLQVNAYIPDDYIHDGFQKIQMYKRVKAVESDEDYSELVDEMIDRFGDLPLEVDLLLRISRIKAWAKASGVESIKKQRSKIVVKLTPEGTIKTDGAKLVSETLELGRAIGFSMENDQLLVTVDERHTGKRTGFDVLESLMELLLAAKKETATSKSV